The Denticeps clupeoides chromosome 1, fDenClu1.1, whole genome shotgun sequence genome segment aaagaaaacacattgaatgagaaggtgtgtcctaacttttgacctgtactgtatgtacaacAAGGACACCGCCATAAACAGGGAAATAGAAAGAAGtcaaatgaagtgattgtcattgtgaaagactgcacacggtgacatggtgaaatatgtcctctgcatttaaccatcacccttggtgaacagcggggagcagcgtgtggtgctttgatcaaggggacctcagtggcacctcggcggctcaggattcaacAAGCAACCTTCCAACTACAAGTTTGCTTCCTtactggtcacatgaccctcaCCTTAATGGAcagatccttttttttcctaACAGTTTTTGCCTTCAAATAAGAATTAAGGTTCACGGTGCTGCCTATGTACAAGCCAGATTCCTGTGTATTAATGATTAAAGCGTTAAACATTCCTAAAAATTAGACAACAATACCACAGCAAACATCAAGACAGTCACAAAAACAGATTTTGGAACTTTCAGAATGTGTAGAACTGGCAACTCTCCTCATCTCCAGTAAGCCCCATCCTTTCTCCCGCTTTCCTCAGCCCTGATTCCCTGTTAGTTGTGTTTGTCATGCGAGCTCCAGCCTCCGTGGCGGTTTCGGTGTACGCAGCGTAAACGGTGGCGATTCATCTCACGTCATCTCGCCATTTAGTTCCACGTCTCCTCCGACTCAATGATATAATATGTTTTCCATGGGGATTTGCTTAtcatttgtggttttttttgttgtttatttgtacTTATGTATTGAAtgtgttacattttaatttcattttattttaatctgtttttttttttgtactttgtacTTGAAAATGATCGGCCAACTCCTTTTCCGTGCAAAcagatttatttctttcatcaactgtaaaaacagaaacaacatgGGAATTCTCGGTGCGTGGTCTGTAGTCTGCATTACCACGAGTAAACTTATTCATACCGGCTAACAGAATTAGCAAACGTGCTCTGCGGCTCAGCCTTACACCCAGCCCAGCATCACAATTTAGCATTTCACTCCAGCATGGCCTCCGTTCACAGTTATAATAgctttggatttttcattagttttagtttttatttcatttagattttttttttcaaattcagttagttttaattagtttttaaaggcagatttactagtttttattagttttgatattttgaaattgcttagtttcagtttagtttttattagttacagcgttagttttagttttttttatttttataaattaggatatttgtcaggtgcatgaatcaaaatcaccagaatagccttatccatcttagctccgataaggttattgactcttgcagctccgggtgtttttcattttggttcgagtgaagtggtaaactttttgaaggtaatcgagtcacacagtcgtgtagacattccagtcttaaacatatttaccaatgcttcttctcatttgtggtgttcctgcgtatttactagccaggtccattatggatgctgtagtatcacgttcctttcccatgttacctggcctggctaccacttctctttcgggggagggcgggcgagaggctagcttgtccaggtactcttggttcgcctttttgtgtgagcttttcaaatggactttcagattcgtggggtttttccccttgagaagtattccacatattgtatcacctgcttctacaacaaggcacttacttttatttttgccactgtcataatcaaagaaatcccaaataggactttcttccgactttcgctgcagccatcacgctagccggtggcatcacggacagactatggacacgtgacgtcacagaccacgtgttaccataatggtcaaaaacctggcttaaaactgtgaagtaaatagattttaattcaacccaaaaggcttattacaaagacgaaaacgaaggacgtttttgctataatattagttcgtttaagttcgttttgtatacacacaaaacagtttcagttagttttttttttttttaaactctttatttcagttaacgaaaatgctttttcaattctagttttagttttatcgttcgttttcgttaactataataaccttgccTCCGTTACCCTCTAAGACGCTTAAAACCTATTACGCCggttgtatattatatatagctTGTTTCCCCCCCAGCTTACctgtaaaaacagaaacaacatgGGAATTCTCGGTGCGTGGTCTGTACTCTGCATTACCACGAGTAAACTTTTTCTACTGCAGTGTCAGCCACTGGGGCACCCATGCTAACGGAAACTATGTTATGCCATATTACGGCAAAATAAGACTAACTGGAGCTTAGAAAATTATTAAACATAAGCATACAAACTAGAACAaaattggggggggggcactcaTTCTCTTAGTGCCACATACTGCACCAGTCACCCACGTGCTCACAATCCACACCGGTCTCAAGTCAACAATATAATATGTCCGCTTTCTGTGCTTTAGAAAGGGGGGAACTGGACGACACAAGGAGAACATGCAAAGATGGCACCCATGTTTGAACCCTCAACCTTGGAGGTATGAAAATATTCTAGCTCTAAGGGTCAACCAGTTTGGCCACTCTAgaactcaaattcaaattttactcgtcacatacacagtcatacacagtatgatatgcagtgaaatgctttagcgactgctacagaccacagtattgaaaatattgcaagtatacaatgaaaaccaaaatGCAATATGCAAAACAATATgcaggtgaaggtgtgcaaatgagtgaatgtaaagtaaagtgaagtgattgtcacatgtgatacacagcagcacagcacacacagtgaaatttgtcctctgcatttaacccatcaccatcagtgggcagccatgacaggcgcccggggagcagtgtgtggggatggtgctttgctcagtggctcctcagtgttaccttgcggatcgggattcgaaccagcaaccttttgattacggacccgtttccttaaccactaggccaccactgccccataaagtGTTTGAAGactgaagtcaaagtataaagtaaaagtaaaaaaaggaactttTAAGACCCAACAATTGTTTTAAATCGACGTCGTCAGAAAAGCCTCACATGTAAACGTTAAATTAATGTGTGTTGGATGAATCTTGGGTTAATATTAAGACTTAATACTAATATTCCATCTACATGCCTGTTAACCCTCTCTCTTTACTACAGGCTTGTTGGACAGCCGTACCTGGAGTTGAGGGAACTGGCCAACAATTTGTTTGGTCTGCTGAAAAATGGACTCCAGGCCTTCAATAACGTGTCAGATATGCTCCTCAGTGTGAAGGCCGACATCGTCCCAGCCGGAAGCTGGATCTTTAATGACATCAGACAACAGATCGTGAACATGAAGGAGTGGATGGAAAAGGCGGAAGGAGAAGTCAGTCGAGAGCTTCGGAAGCTGGACGTGGAGACCGAGCGTCTCACAGCAGAACAGCGTGATATAGAGGAGCAGAAAAAGCAGAGAGAGGGCGAGATAGAGACCTTCAAAATAACGCTGCTGTCACACAAAAATAGTTTAGAGCAATACACCCAGGCCctagagacagagagaagaaaccTGAAGACAGCGAAAGACACTCTAGAAGACATGAGACAGAAGAGAGATCATGCACAGACAGTAAGGGATGTTGGGATTGGACTTTTTGCAATTCCAATTGTGGGATGGATTGCCGGTAAGTTTATAAATTCTTTTTAATATTGTATATGCAGAATTATTCAGTCTAATGTTTGAAacttctatagaaatcgaatgagaattgctggtgtcttcctattgtaagtcgctttggataaaagcgtctgctaaataaagtaaagtaaagtaaagtaaagtaatgagTACATAACTGACTAGGGGATCAGTGTCTAGAGAACAAAAAGTTTAATTATTGGTGTCATTTGCATATTCTCAGGGGCAGTTATGGTTGGAGTTGGCCAGACAGACATGGACAGGGCCTCTGATGCTGTGGAAGAGGCTGCGAAGGAGGTCCATAAATGTCACTGTCAGGTTAGCTTGTACACCAACAACGTGTCTGAGTACGAGTCCTTAATTCATGAAGCTCGTCTTGACATCTTAAGAGCTGAAACGAGGATTTTAGAGTTGAAGGTCAAACTGGACAGCGTCTCGCTGAAGCGAGGGATGGTTGCTGATATCCAAGCTAAAGTTAGAAAGGCCGACCATCAGGTGGGGGTCCTGTGTGGGGTGGGGTCCTGTGTGGAGCTGCAAACACGGCACCTGATCCTGCTGGAGCCAGTGATGAAGGTGATGGAGGAGATGATATCTGCACTGGGTCGAATCACTGGAGAAGACCTGCTGAACGGAGAAGGCCTGACGGGCTTGATGTCGCACATGAAGATGAATCATGAAAAATTTAAACAGCTGGCTGCTGCTAATCCGAATTTGCCAATGATTGATTTCTAAGATTGATTGACATGTAGTTGGTGATTTTGTGTAGTTTTTTGCTTCGTCTCCAGTGATTATAAATCAGcagcataaaataaacattatttacctttctttttttttttgcttctacaTTCGCTTCTACACTCCTGTTTAACACACTTTTACTGCCGTTTAAATGAAACACCAGCTGATTTATGGCTGGATATTGAGATCTGGTATGTTTTGCATTCATAAACGACACATTTATTGTTGGGATGGGAGGGCTATCGTCGCACATAATACTAGAAAATAGCGTCAGGTTATatttaagggcagtggtggttaaggaagcggccccgtaatctgaaggttgccggttcgaatcccgatccgccaaggtgccactgaggtgccactgagccaagcaccgtccccacacactgctccccgggtgcctgtcatggctgcccactgctcaccaagggtgatggttaaaagcagaggacaaatttcactgtgtgcaccgtgtgctgtgctgctgtgtatcacatgtgacaatcacttcacttttcctttTTCAATGTGGTTGGTAATTCTTGGGTTCATGTCACAGCCCCCGATCCACCGCCTACGACTATCCTGGAATCTCTCGTCTGTCTTCTGGTTTTCATCTATGAGCAGAAAACACGAAGGTGATTTTTCTATTTCGTTTACAgttcttgtgttgtttttaatatgTGACCAGCGCTGCTTCATCATCATGAGTCTTCATCATGATGCTGGAGAAAAACACAGTGAACACGCCCACTCAACAGAGAAATGCAGCGGCATCAAAGTCAATCAAAGTTAGCGACATCGTTTCCATTCTTTTTAGAATCGGTAAAAAAAGCAGCAATAAAAAGTTTTCATCAACTTGATTACCAAATGTCAGACGCGGGAAATCCAGGTCTAaagagtaaaataattttttaccaGCCTTGTAGGCACAAATATCCCCTCAAGAGGTTTCCAGCAGT includes the following:
- the LOC114786195 gene encoding uncharacterized protein LOC114786195, which encodes MQRWHPCLNPQPWRLVGQPYLELRELANNLFGLLKNGLQAFNNVSDMLLSVKADIVPAGSWIFNDIRQQIVNMKEWMEKAEGEVSRELRKLDVETERLTAEQRDIEEQKKQREGEIETFKITLLSHKNSLEQYTQALETERRNLKTAKDTLEDMRQKRDHAQTVRDVGIGLFAIPIVGWIAGAVMVGVGQTDMDRASDAVEEAAKEVHKCHCQVSLYTNNVSEYESLIHEARLDILRAETRILELKVKLDSVSLKRGMVADIQAKVRKADHQVGVLCGVGSCVELQTRHLILLEPVMKVMEEMISALGRITGEDLLNGEGLTGLMSHMKMNHEKFKQLAAANPNLPMIDF